Proteins found in one Sorghum bicolor cultivar BTx623 chromosome 1, Sorghum_bicolor_NCBIv3, whole genome shotgun sequence genomic segment:
- the LOC110431607 gene encoding uncharacterized protein LOC110431607 has protein sequence MVGRQGTCPQLWATPLTLLESEPCSAVLKAASKPDAPTLHAAARPQPPLHPAPQPPPTKSAARRRPTPPPPPPLARPSPAPCATAASPHPARTQDAAGRRTSQEPRTPHRRRRPQHIASQEPGTPAAARTQDAAGRSSPGRRRPHGRRRSPGRCPHGRRTDAARFIFGFFLGAIPWYIGALLLWCSRVDYREKPGYVACTVAAQDKMSGGRRPRRKGVASTFMRHDDTDDTDDTDLQPQGVRISRGVRTRPWVVRQPSSAPWVLVPVPVGARAGHLGAVGALHTLGGTHPGRRGQMGARDTTEATATMGQSHSTRGKALATSSSDIHVALWFML, from the exons ACGCGCCCACCCTGCACGCCGCCGCCCGCCCGCAGCCGCCGCTGCACCCCGCGCCCCAACCGCCGCCGACCAAATCTGCCGCGCGCCGCCGGCCCAcaccgcccccgcccccgcccctaGCCCGCCCTTCCCCGGCTCCGTGCGCCACCGCCGCCTCGCCGCATCCCGCACGTACGCAGGACGCCGCCGGCCGAAGGACGTCGCAGGAGCCCAGGACGCcgcatcgacgccgccggccgcAGCACATCGCGTCGCAGGAGCCCGGGACGCCGGCGGCCGCACGGACGCAGGACGCCGCCGGCCGCAGCAGCCCAGGACGCCGGCGGCCGCACGGACGCCGCAGGAGCCCCGGCCGCTGCCCGCACGGACGCCGCACGGACGCTGCGAG GTTCATATTCGGTTTCTTTCTTGGTGCCATTCCCTGGTACATTGGAGCCCTTCTGTTATGGTGTTCCAGAGTTGATTACAGGGAGAAACCAGGCTATGTCGCATGCACAGTAGCG GCACAGGACAAAATGTCGGGCGGAAGGCGACCACGGCGAAAGGGGGTCGCCTCGACCTTCATGAGGCACGACGACACCGATGACACCGACGACACGGACCTTCAGCCTCAGGGAGTCCg CATCAGTCGTGGGGTTCGAACCCGACCCTGGGTTGTCCGGCAGCCCTCCTCCGCGCCCTGGGTACTCGTACCCGTACCAGTCGGCGCCAGGGCAGGCCATTTGGGCGCCGTGGGAGCTCTCCACACCTTGGGGGGCACTCACCCTGGTCGGCGTGGCCAGATGGGGGCTCGGGACACGACGGAGGCCACGGCGACGATGGGTCAGAGTCACAGCACTAGGGGTAAGGCGCTAGCGACTTCGAGCAGTGATATTCATGTGGCCTTGTGGTTTATGTTATga